The DNA window AATATGTCCGGCGGAAATCATAACCggttcaaaattcaaatctatCAATTTTGTAATcatttttgattttttcttattttctattTCTCCATGTCCCAGCTGTCCGCCTTGTCCACATCCAACAGAGTAGACCGACCTAATATTTTACCATGCATGAAGTGTTAAAAAATAGTAGTATTGAAGAAATTGCATGTGTTCATGAAGGAAATTCACTTACATTCCGGTGGAGGTGCACGCTAATGCGAGAAGGAAACATTGACCCGCGGAAATTTGAACTACGGGAAGGTGTTGGAGCTCACCGAGAAGAGGTTGaggtataatattatttacgtCGGATCGATGACCGATTACATTACCTTGGAGACAAAGCGTGAAGACCTTACCTTCTCTAGATAATACCGCCGAGAAGTAATGTCCGATTGTAATGTCTACCACAAATATGTGTCTCAACGTGTCGACTATTTGCGGTACAAATGATGTAACTGCATCTCTATCAAATGGCACTACTTCACCGAATGAAGTTACGCCCGAGGCATATACTCTACCGGTATCGCTAACCAGCAAAGTACGTTGAAATCCAACTGCCGCTTGAACTATTCTAACCCCGAACAAAGATCTACAAACACaagacattatatatatatatatatatatatatatatatatatatatatatatatatatatatatatatatatatatatattcaatctcTTATTTATATTCATGCATGCGTGCATGCATGGCTTCTCATGAGTAGAAAAAAACTGACCTAATTTGTTGAGGCAAAGAGTTGATGCCTTGGGTTGCGTATCCAAGCTGCCCCGCTTCATTGCTCCCGAATGAAGAAACAACTCCGTTCGAGCTGATCGCAATGCTATGACCTGGTCCGGTTAGCACTTGAGATTTCCCCCACCTGGAGCAGAACTCACGGGCGAGCAGGAATCTCAAGACGCGTTTCCATGAGCCTCCACACCTGTTCTTCAGATATTCAATCTGTGAGGCTGTCATAGACTCAAAGCTGAGAAGTTTCTTCTTGCAGAGATCCAAAGCTGCAGCCTCTGTCCATGAGAGGGTTTCTTCGCCTTGAGCAATCCGGCTGAAGAAGGAACATGAAGCGTCTAGGCTTGTGAGATCATGAGCATCCAGATTGTATTCAGTCAGGAGCTGATGGAGAAGGGAAGAAATTGAAGACAATGTCCCAATTGGACTTTCAGTTTCAATcatcgatgatgatgatggagcTTTCGTACTTGTCATGTCTCtgtaaaaatc is part of the Impatiens glandulifera chromosome 1, dImpGla2.1, whole genome shotgun sequence genome and encodes:
- the LOC124925026 gene encoding probable E3 ubiquitin-protein ligase HERC3 encodes the protein MTSTKAPSSSSMIETESPIGTLSSISSLLHQLLTEYNLDAHDLTSLDASCSFFSRIAQGEETLSWTEAAALDLCKKKLLSFESMTASQIEYLKNRCGGSWKRVLRFLLAREFCSRWGKSQVLTGPGHSIAISSNGVVSSFGSNEAGQLGYATQGINSLPQQIRIVQAAVGFQRTLLVSDTGRVYASGVTSFGEVVPFDRDAVTSFVPQIVDTLRHIFVVDITIGHYFSAVLSREGKVFTLCLQGKDGRVCTWGCGFHGCLGYGDEKYQTVPKVVESLAHLQVVYVSAGAFTTFVVTKDGDVYSLGYEYPSSVGLREDEVAVFNDDVNPSLLRLLIKVPYLKEILQERVVQISSTKSLMEVPHTLVLTESGKVYGFGAGNTCQLGVEMVVVPNNVAQRAEPKRVEINFG